From a region of the Pseudomonadota bacterium genome:
- a CDS encoding DegQ family serine endoprotease, which translates to MTFHLKKTAFYLQLLALTIFMTSPGHVIAANGVPESFADLVSDMGPTVVNVYSTKVLTSSRGRGFNPFHEEQEIPEFFKKFFDMPTPDQPQPKREQKAQSLGSGVIISADGYIVTNNHVIENAEEIKIRLTNHEEYDAEVIGRDPKTDVGLIKIKPKKDLPHITFGDSDTLRVGDWVVAIGNPFGFENTVTAGIVSGKGRSIGGGPYENFIQTDASINMGNSGGPLFNLKGMLVGINTAIFSRGGGNIGLGFAIPVNMVKNVVDQLKEHGKVTRGWLGVMIQHVTADLAEKFGLDRPIGALVGEVMKDSPADKAGVKQGDVITKFMGKEINQMSLLPSLVAQTDVGTEAELTIIRKGKEKKLTVKIGKLQEDDVDLASAGDESISNKLGLTVQEVTPEIAQSLGIKDEKGLLVSNVDPDSPAARSGIKRGEMILEINQEPVETVKEFKAIMEKVKSKDSILFLTKKDDHTRYVVIKNN; encoded by the coding sequence ATGACCTTCCATCTCAAGAAAACAGCCTTTTACCTCCAACTACTGGCACTCACGATCTTCATGACCTCCCCGGGCCATGTTATTGCCGCAAATGGCGTTCCGGAAAGCTTTGCCGATCTCGTTTCCGACATGGGACCGACGGTCGTGAATGTCTACTCGACCAAAGTTTTGACTTCTTCCCGAGGAAGAGGCTTCAATCCCTTTCATGAAGAGCAGGAAATACCTGAGTTTTTCAAGAAATTCTTTGACATGCCGACACCAGACCAGCCTCAGCCGAAGCGGGAGCAGAAAGCGCAAAGCCTTGGTTCAGGGGTCATCATTTCTGCCGACGGTTATATCGTCACCAACAATCATGTGATTGAAAACGCCGAAGAGATAAAGATCCGGCTGACCAATCATGAGGAATACGATGCTGAAGTGATCGGACGTGACCCGAAAACAGACGTCGGCCTGATCAAAATCAAACCAAAAAAAGATCTCCCCCATATCACCTTCGGTGACTCCGACACCTTGAGGGTAGGAGACTGGGTGGTTGCCATCGGCAATCCGTTCGGTTTTGAAAACACCGTCACCGCCGGTATCGTCAGCGGCAAGGGACGCTCCATCGGGGGTGGCCCCTACGAGAACTTCATCCAGACCGACGCCTCGATCAACATGGGCAATTCCGGCGGCCCTCTGTTCAATCTGAAGGGAATGCTGGTCGGCATCAACACCGCTATTTTCAGCAGAGGGGGAGGCAACATCGGTCTCGGTTTCGCCATTCCCGTCAACATGGTCAAAAACGTGGTTGACCAGCTCAAGGAACACGGCAAGGTGACCCGCGGCTGGCTCGGGGTCATGATCCAGCATGTGACCGCTGATCTGGCCGAGAAATTCGGTCTTGATCGCCCGATCGGTGCCCTGGTAGGTGAGGTTATGAAGGACAGTCCGGCCGACAAGGCGGGAGTGAAACAGGGAGACGTGATCACTAAATTCATGGGTAAGGAGATCAACCAGATGAGCCTCCTGCCCTCACTTGTCGCCCAGACCGATGTGGGAACTGAAGCGGAACTGACCATTATCAGAAAAGGCAAGGAAAAGAAACTGACCGTCAAGATCGGCAAGCTGCAGGAAGACGATGTTGACCTCGCTTCCGCCGGCGACGAAAGCATCAGCAACAAACTCGGACTCACCGTTCAGGAAGTAACCCCTGAAATCGCCCAATCTCTGGGAATCAAGGATGAGAAGGGGCTTCTGGTTTCCAATGTTGATCCGGACTCCCCTGCCGCCAGATCGGGGATCAAGAGGGGTGAAATGATTCTTGAAATCAATCAGGAGCCGGTTGAAACCGTCAAGGAATTCAAAGCAATCATGGAGAAGGTCAAATCCAAGGACAGCATCCTGTTCCTGACCAAGAAGGATGACCACACCCGCTACGTGGTGATCAAGAACAATTAA
- the thiL gene encoding thiamine-phosphate kinase codes for MKIAEREIIERIRRSCPKTAKNLVAGIGDDCAVIARGEGLLELLTTDMLMEGIHFNATWHPPELLGRKAAAVNLSDIAAMGGSPKYTLLSLALPEAVEEQWLEAFISGFLQQLSFWNVALVGGDTVRSPGPITLSVTVIGEVDRSRVLSRSGAQAGDCIMVSGILGEAAAGLELCRSGRLESTRERWPELLKAHLDPEPEIRLGIILAETGMVKAMMDMSDGLATDLAHLCRESGCGAEIEANLLPISPSVRQAAAELELVPDTLALSGGEDYRLLFTVAPESVDRLLETVKKETGRKMYKVGRIVGDGGVFLLEDGRRREIGDQGYDHFR; via the coding sequence ATGAAGATCGCAGAACGAGAGATCATTGAGAGAATCCGGCGCTCCTGCCCGAAAACGGCAAAAAACCTGGTTGCCGGCATTGGGGATGACTGTGCGGTGATCGCTCGGGGGGAAGGTCTTCTCGAGCTGTTGACCACCGATATGCTGATGGAGGGAATTCATTTCAATGCAACCTGGCACCCACCGGAACTCCTGGGCAGGAAGGCTGCCGCTGTCAATCTGAGCGATATTGCGGCCATGGGCGGCAGCCCGAAATACACCCTTCTTTCCCTCGCTCTTCCTGAAGCGGTTGAAGAACAATGGCTTGAGGCATTTATCTCCGGCTTTCTGCAGCAATTATCATTCTGGAATGTTGCGCTGGTAGGCGGTGATACTGTAAGGAGTCCAGGTCCGATTACGTTGTCGGTCACGGTTATCGGTGAAGTTGACAGGAGTCGGGTTCTCAGCCGATCAGGGGCCCAGGCGGGTGATTGCATCATGGTCAGCGGCATTCTGGGAGAGGCGGCCGCTGGTCTGGAATTGTGTCGATCCGGTCGGCTCGAATCGACCCGGGAGCGCTGGCCTGAACTGCTCAAGGCCCATCTTGATCCGGAACCGGAGATTCGCCTGGGAATCATTCTTGCCGAAACCGGCATGGTGAAGGCGATGATGGACATGTCCGACGGCCTGGCAACGGATCTCGCCCATCTCTGCAGGGAGAGCGGCTGCGGAGCGGAAATTGAGGCGAATCTGCTCCCGATCTCTCCATCTGTGAGGCAAGCTGCGGCAGAGCTTGAATTGGTGCCGGATACTCTTGCCCTGTCAGGGGGTGAGGATTACCGGCTTCTCTTTACTGTCGCCCCGGAGTCCGTAGACCGATTGCTGGAGACGGTAAAAAAAGAAACCGGGCGGAAAATGTATAAGGTCGGCAGAATTGTCGGTGACGGCGGGGTGTTTCTCCTGGAAGATGGCCGAAGGCGTGAAATCGGTGATCAGGGGTATGATCATTTCCGCTGA
- the uvrB gene encoding excinuclease ABC subunit UvrB codes for MFKLSTPFTPSGDQPTAIASLCRGLREGAREQVLLGVTGSGKTFTMAKVIEEMQRPALVLAPNKTLAAQLFSEFKELFPEAAVEYFVSYYDYYQPEAYIPQSDTYIDKDSSINDAIDKMRHSATRSLLTRKDVLIVASVSCIYGLGSPEEYRNMHLFLKAGDEYPLEEIKRRLVYMLYERNDVSFHRGTFRVRGDVIEIFPAYEEEQAVRVELFGDTIEAIRMVDPLRGVVLENVDELTVFAGSHFVTSRERLLIASAAIKEELKERLAFFERERRLVEAQRLDQRTGFDLEMIAELGYCNGIENYSRFLTGRSPGEPPPTLLDYFPPDFITFIDESHIAVPQVRGMYRGDRSRKTTLVEYGFRLPSALDNRPLRFEEFDERVHQVIFVSATPGEYEFEKAGGRVAEQIIRPTGLMDPVIEVRPATSQVDDLLEEIRLREEKGEAVLVTTLTKKMAEDLTDYYAGLGVRVRYMHSDIKTLERMNHIRDLRLGEYNVLVGINLLREGLDIPEVSLVAILDADKEGFLRSDRSLIQTCGRAARNADGRVIMYAETITGSIQRTIEETGRRRKIQREYNEQHGITPETIRSTIKDIMESVYEKDYVAELPLAAEPVLEFADLNELRKEIRRLEKEMIVAAEGLEFEKAAEYRDRIKALKEKELQCL; via the coding sequence ATGTTCAAACTCTCCACCCCATTTACTCCCTCCGGGGACCAGCCGACCGCGATCGCCAGCCTGTGCCGGGGGTTACGCGAAGGTGCGCGGGAGCAGGTTCTGCTGGGGGTCACCGGATCGGGCAAGACCTTCACCATGGCCAAGGTGATCGAGGAAATGCAGCGCCCGGCGCTGGTTCTCGCCCCGAACAAGACCCTGGCCGCCCAGCTTTTCTCCGAGTTCAAGGAACTGTTCCCCGAGGCGGCGGTCGAATACTTCGTCAGCTATTACGATTATTACCAGCCGGAAGCCTACATCCCCCAGTCCGACACCTATATCGACAAGGACTCGTCGATCAATGACGCCATCGACAAGATGCGTCATTCGGCGACCCGTTCTCTGCTGACCAGAAAGGATGTACTGATCGTCGCCTCCGTCTCCTGCATTTACGGCCTCGGTTCGCCCGAGGAATACCGGAACATGCACCTGTTCCTGAAGGCGGGGGATGAATATCCGCTGGAGGAGATCAAGCGGCGGCTGGTCTATATGCTCTACGAGAGAAATGATGTGTCCTTTCATCGGGGAACCTTCCGGGTCAGGGGGGATGTGATCGAAATCTTCCCCGCCTATGAGGAAGAGCAGGCGGTCCGGGTGGAACTCTTCGGCGACACGATCGAAGCGATCCGGATGGTTGATCCACTGCGGGGGGTGGTCCTTGAGAATGTCGATGAGCTGACGGTCTTTGCCGGCAGCCATTTCGTCACTTCCCGGGAAAGGCTGCTGATCGCTTCGGCGGCCATCAAGGAGGAACTGAAAGAGCGGCTCGCCTTTTTTGAACGGGAACGCCGGCTGGTTGAAGCGCAGCGTCTTGACCAGCGCACCGGGTTCGATCTGGAGATGATCGCGGAACTCGGCTACTGCAACGGGATCGAAAACTACAGCCGCTTTCTGACCGGAAGATCGCCCGGGGAGCCGCCGCCGACCCTGCTGGATTATTTCCCGCCCGACTTTATCACCTTCATCGACGAGAGCCATATCGCGGTGCCCCAGGTCAGGGGCATGTACCGGGGCGACCGCTCGCGCAAGACGACCCTGGTGGAGTACGGGTTTCGTCTGCCCTCGGCGCTGGACAACCGGCCCCTTCGCTTTGAGGAGTTCGATGAAAGGGTGCACCAGGTGATCTTTGTTTCGGCGACTCCCGGGGAATATGAGTTTGAAAAAGCCGGCGGCCGGGTCGCTGAGCAGATCATCCGTCCGACCGGGTTGATGGATCCGGTGATCGAGGTCAGGCCCGCAACCTCCCAGGTGGACGACCTGCTGGAAGAGATCAGACTGCGTGAGGAAAAGGGCGAGGCGGTGCTGGTCACCACCCTCACCAAGAAGATGGCCGAAGACCTTACCGACTATTATGCCGGGCTCGGGGTTCGGGTGCGTTATATGCACTCGGACATCAAGACCCTGGAGCGGATGAACCATATCCGCGACCTGCGCCTGGGCGAGTACAACGTGCTGGTCGGGATCAACCTGCTGCGGGAGGGGTTGGATATCCCGGAGGTTTCCCTGGTGGCGATCCTCGATGCCGACAAGGAGGGGTTTCTGCGCAGCGACCGCTCCCTGATTCAGACCTGCGGCCGGGCGGCGCGGAACGCCGACGGCAGGGTCATCATGTATGCCGAGACCATCACCGGCTCGATTCAAAGGACCATCGAGGAGACCGGGCGGCGGCGTAAAATCCAGCGGGAGTATAACGAGCAGCACGGGATCACCCCGGAGACGATCCGCTCCACGATCAAGGATATCATGGAATCGGTGTACGAAAAGGACTATGTTGCGGAACTTCCGCTGGCGGCCGAACCGGTGCTGGAGTTTGCCGACTTGAACGAGCTGCGCAAGGAGATCAGGCGCCTTGAGAAAGAGATGATTGTCGCCGCCGAAGGGCTGGAATTTGAAAAGGCCGCCGAATATAGGGACAGAATAAAAGCCCTCAAGGAAAAGGAACTGCAATGCCTGTGA
- a CDS encoding lysophospholipid acyltransferase family protein, whose product MPVMKNIFDRLALVLIPTLFKWLTRILFLTCRMNDPSWRVIEEFEAAGKPYIAAFWHYSIVFVVQRGHGRSILAMVSASKDGEYIARMVESMGFITARGSSNRRGVAALKEMVRIVGEKRISSTLIADGSQGPPRIAQAGSILLASKTGVPIIPIAAAADRYIAFKSWDRTVLPKPFSRIEFLCGEPIEVPPGIRSEQLEEYRLRLEESLNALYKKSWGKFGIAEH is encoded by the coding sequence ATGCCTGTGATGAAAAATATTTTTGACCGGCTGGCCCTTGTACTGATCCCGACGCTCTTCAAGTGGCTCACCCGGATCCTGTTCCTAACCTGCCGGATGAATGACCCGAGCTGGCGGGTTATTGAAGAGTTCGAGGCGGCAGGGAAGCCGTATATCGCCGCCTTCTGGCATTACAGCATTGTTTTCGTGGTCCAGCGGGGGCATGGCCGGTCGATCCTCGCCATGGTCAGTGCCAGCAAAGATGGCGAGTACATCGCAAGAATGGTTGAGAGCATGGGCTTTATCACCGCCCGGGGTTCCAGCAACAGGAGGGGCGTCGCCGCATTGAAGGAGATGGTGCGGATCGTCGGGGAGAAGCGCATCAGTTCGACGCTGATCGCCGACGGTTCCCAGGGGCCACCCCGGATTGCCCAAGCCGGATCAATTCTGCTGGCGAGCAAAACCGGAGTGCCGATCATCCCGATCGCTGCCGCCGCCGACCGTTATATCGCCTTCAAGAGCTGGGACCGGACTGTCCTGCCGAAACCCTTTTCCCGGATCGAGTTTCTCTGCGGTGAACCCATTGAGGTCCCCCCCGGGATCAGGTCGGAGCAGCTCGAAGAGTATCGCCTGCGTCTTGAGGAGAGTCTGAACGCTCTCTATAAAAAAAGCTGGGGGAAGTTCGGGATTGCCGAACATTGA
- a CDS encoding cyclic nucleotide-binding domain-containing protein gives MNDLQKYEESFTDHPRNQENLEEINSLLFKITKYAQQGDIERAESLRDKISVIDPLALSEVIQAQDIIESARSKPSGSGHQGLWKELYGQLTDAESLILYNLLKKSSYKPGQTIYEEGDMDRNLYFLESGQAKHVYTRNGKETFIRKIRGGDIAGEDNVLNASFCTTSLIAMTPAVLHLLNLDRLQEEAPDGTLLKKIREFCVSKDKLHDLLKSNSQDRRRHLRIALEGSILIRHPELQGAKSLRGKLRDVSAGGVSFHIQAGNREMLQMLLGKDLDLKFYLPPHMQEIKRTGRVLSIRDCDPDFAGKGTYSIHMKFAEPLAEHIIVEAARYLRMVKPA, from the coding sequence GTGAACGATTTGCAGAAATATGAAGAATCTTTTACCGACCATCCCCGGAATCAAGAGAACCTGGAAGAGATCAATTCCCTGCTCTTCAAGATCACAAAATATGCGCAGCAGGGTGATATTGAACGTGCCGAATCACTGCGGGACAAGATCTCCGTAATCGACCCTCTCGCCCTGAGCGAGGTAATTCAGGCCCAGGACATTATCGAATCCGCGAGATCAAAACCCTCGGGCAGCGGCCACCAGGGATTGTGGAAAGAACTGTATGGTCAACTGACCGATGCTGAATCCCTCATTCTCTACAACTTATTGAAGAAATCATCCTACAAGCCCGGGCAGACAATCTACGAAGAAGGGGATATGGACCGGAATCTCTATTTTCTGGAGTCCGGTCAGGCGAAGCATGTTTACACGCGGAACGGCAAGGAGACATTCATCAGGAAGATCAGGGGCGGCGATATTGCCGGCGAGGACAATGTCCTGAACGCCAGTTTCTGCACCACCTCACTGATCGCCATGACCCCGGCGGTGCTGCATCTTCTCAACCTTGACCGACTGCAGGAAGAGGCCCCGGACGGAACGCTCCTGAAAAAGATCAGGGAATTCTGTGTCAGTAAAGACAAGCTGCATGATCTGCTGAAAAGCAACTCGCAGGACAGGCGCAGGCACCTGCGTATCGCCTTGGAAGGCTCAATCCTGATCAGGCACCCGGAACTGCAGGGGGCCAAAAGCCTGCGGGGAAAGCTGCGGGATGTCTCCGCCGGGGGCGTTTCTTTTCATATCCAGGCCGGCAACCGGGAAATGCTGCAGATGCTCCTCGGCAAAGACCTGGACCTGAAATTTTATCTGCCCCCCCATATGCAGGAAATAAAAAGAACCGGGCGGGTGCTGTCGATCAGGGATTGCGACCCGGATTTTGCCGGGAAAGGCACCTATTCAATACATATGAAGTTCGCGGAACCGCTGGCCGAGCATATCATTGTCGAGGCGGCCAGGTATCTCAGGATGGTCAAGCCGGCCTGA
- a CDS encoding transcriptional repressor has product MAMIKNALSQMMTEFEAACREAELKVTHQRLEVYRELAQATDHPSAEMLYKRIIKRLPTISLDTVYRTLATLEKHKLITRVQTLESQARYEAKMVSHHHAVCGKCGTITDFSWEIFDEVRIPAEIAGWGKVVKRNAVLEGICRACAG; this is encoded by the coding sequence ATGGCCATGATAAAAAACGCTCTTTCTCAGATGATGACAGAATTTGAAGCTGCCTGCCGCGAAGCGGAGCTGAAGGTGACCCACCAGCGGCTTGAAGTATACCGCGAACTGGCCCAGGCCACTGATCATCCATCAGCGGAAATGCTCTATAAGCGGATCATAAAGAGACTGCCGACCATTTCCCTGGATACGGTCTACCGGACCCTTGCAACACTTGAGAAGCATAAGCTGATAACCCGAGTCCAGACCCTTGAGAGTCAGGCCCGCTATGAGGCGAAAATGGTCAGTCACCACCACGCCGTTTGTGGGAAGTGCGGCACTATCACCGATTTTTCCTGGGAAATTTTCGATGAGGTCAGGATTCCCGCTGAGATTGCCGGCTGGGGAAAAGTGGTTAAAAGAAATGCGGTACTCGAAGGCATTTGCAGGGCATGTGCAGGGTGA
- the katG gene encoding catalase/peroxidase HPI has product MSENSKCPVTGRSGGQAAGRGTSNRDWWPKQLNLNILHQHSTNSNPMGNDFNYIEEFKKLDLQALKKDLYALMTDSQDWWPADWGHYGGLFIRMAWHSAGTYRMGDGRGGAGSGSQRLAPLNSWPDNVNLDKARRLLWPIKQKYGRKISWADLMILAGNCALESMGFKTFGFAGGREDVWEPEEDIYWGSEDKWLGDKRYSGERKLENPLAAVQMGLIYVNPEGPNGEPDPVASGRDVRETFGRMAMNDEETVALVAGGHTFGKCHGAGPASHVGPEPEGAPIEQQGLGWKSDFGSGIGGDTISSGIEGAWKPNPTRWDMGYLKVLFKYEWELVKSPAGANQWLAKDVAEEDLVVDAHDPAKKQRPMMTTADLSLRFDPIYEPIARRYLENPEEFADAFARAWFKLTHRDMGPRARYLGPEVPAEELIWQDPVPAVDHELINAKDIADLKGRILASKLSIAQLVTTAWASASTFRGSDMRGGANGARIRLAPQKDWEVNQPDQLQKVLQAFEGIRKEFNSAQKGGKKVSLADLIVLGGCAAVEQAAKKGGHEVNVPFTPGRTDASLEQTDVKSFGVLEPKADGFRNYQKNKYAVSAEELLVDRAQLLTLTAPEMTVLVGGMRVLGTNFGQSRHGVFTSRPETLTNDFFVNLLDMNTTWQKTAKDEDVFEGRDRASGELKWTGTRVDLIFGSDSRLRAVAEVYGCRDSQEKFVRDFVKAWDKVMNLDRFDLA; this is encoded by the coding sequence ATGAGTGAAAACAGCAAGTGCCCCGTCACGGGCAGATCCGGCGGTCAGGCAGCCGGTCGTGGCACATCGAATCGGGACTGGTGGCCGAAACAGTTGAACCTTAATATTCTGCACCAGCATTCAACAAATTCCAACCCGATGGGCAATGATTTCAACTACATAGAGGAATTCAAGAAACTCGATCTGCAGGCCCTGAAGAAGGACCTTTATGCTCTGATGACCGACTCCCAGGACTGGTGGCCGGCTGACTGGGGTCACTACGGCGGGCTCTTCATCAGGATGGCCTGGCACAGCGCGGGCACCTACCGTATGGGCGACGGGCGGGGAGGGGCCGGGTCCGGCTCGCAACGTCTCGCGCCTCTCAACAGCTGGCCGGACAATGTGAACCTCGACAAGGCTCGCCGTCTGCTCTGGCCGATCAAGCAGAAATACGGCAGGAAAATCTCCTGGGCCGACCTGATGATCCTTGCCGGCAACTGCGCCCTCGAGTCGATGGGATTCAAGACCTTCGGTTTCGCCGGCGGCCGTGAGGACGTCTGGGAGCCTGAGGAGGACATCTACTGGGGCAGCGAGGATAAATGGCTCGGCGATAAGCGCTACTCCGGCGAGCGGAAACTCGAAAACCCTCTCGCCGCAGTGCAGATGGGCCTGATCTACGTGAACCCCGAAGGACCGAACGGCGAGCCGGATCCGGTCGCCTCCGGCAGGGACGTCCGGGAGACCTTCGGACGCATGGCCATGAACGACGAGGAGACCGTTGCGCTGGTTGCCGGCGGCCACACTTTCGGCAAATGCCATGGCGCAGGTCCTGCCTCCCATGTAGGTCCTGAACCGGAAGGCGCGCCCATTGAACAGCAGGGGCTCGGCTGGAAGAGTGATTTCGGCAGCGGCATTGGGGGCGATACGATCTCCAGCGGGATCGAGGGCGCCTGGAAACCGAACCCGACCAGATGGGATATGGGTTATCTGAAAGTACTGTTCAAATACGAGTGGGAACTGGTCAAGAGCCCGGCCGGTGCGAATCAGTGGCTGGCCAAGGACGTGGCCGAAGAGGACCTGGTGGTTGATGCCCACGACCCGGCGAAGAAACAGCGGCCGATGATGACCACGGCGGACCTTTCGCTGCGCTTCGATCCGATCTACGAGCCGATCGCGCGACGTTATCTGGAAAACCCTGAGGAATTCGCGGACGCGTTTGCCAGGGCGTGGTTCAAGCTGACTCACCGCGACATGGGCCCCCGGGCGCGGTATCTCGGCCCGGAGGTTCCGGCGGAGGAGCTGATCTGGCAGGATCCGGTCCCTGCAGTCGATCACGAGCTGATCAATGCGAAGGACATCGCCGACCTGAAGGGCAGGATTCTCGCTTCAAAGCTATCGATCGCCCAACTGGTTACGACCGCCTGGGCGTCGGCGTCCACCTTCCGCGGATCAGACATGCGGGGCGGGGCGAACGGGGCGCGTATTCGACTTGCGCCGCAAAAAGATTGGGAAGTCAACCAGCCGGATCAGCTGCAGAAAGTGCTGCAGGCCTTCGAAGGGATCCGGAAGGAGTTCAACAGTGCCCAGAAAGGCGGGAAGAAGGTTTCGCTTGCCGATCTGATTGTTCTGGGCGGTTGCGCTGCCGTCGAGCAGGCGGCGAAGAAGGGTGGCCACGAAGTGAACGTTCCTTTTACACCGGGACGTACCGACGCGTCTCTTGAGCAAACAGACGTGAAATCATTCGGGGTCCTCGAACCGAAAGCGGACGGTTTCCGCAACTACCAGAAAAACAAATACGCCGTATCGGCCGAGGAACTGCTGGTCGATCGGGCGCAACTGCTGACCCTGACCGCGCCCGAGATGACGGTTCTGGTAGGTGGCATGCGGGTGCTGGGTACAAACTTCGGACAGTCAAGGCACGGCGTTTTCACCAGTCGGCCGGAGACGCTTACCAATGACTTCTTCGTCAATCTGCTCGACATGAACACAACGTGGCAGAAAACCGCCAAAGATGAAGACGTGTTCGAGGGTCGGGATCGCGCGAGCGGCGAGCTGAAGTGGACCGGCACCCGGGTGGATCTCATCTTCGGTTCGGACTCCCGTCTCCGGGCGGTCGCGGAAGTCTATGGATGTAGAGACTCACAGGAAAAATTTGTCCGTGATTTTGTAAAGGCGTGGGACAAGGTGATGAATCTTGATCGCTTTGACCTTGCCTGA
- a CDS encoding phospholipase A, with amino-acid sequence MILVASLVVGISPAGCAESGESGNEPEYEYLDSLYQLYQPYLPNISAYEPIYFLVGVKPEKSKFQFSFKYRFFSRAGSLAGNHPWVQGFHFGYTQTSFWNLEANSLPFEDTSYKPELFHLTRNVTSRPAWLQGLFFQSGILHESNGQAGELSRSTNILYLRTVFVLFRANAKLGLGVAPKVWVYVDNSENNSDLGDYRGNFELNFIMGKADSLVLSSGFRLARAGGSVQVDLSYPVGNHVEDNLNIYLHAQYANALAESLIEYRDRTEALRIGISFVR; translated from the coding sequence TTGATCCTGGTCGCTTCGTTGGTCGTTGGCATCTCGCCGGCAGGTTGTGCCGAGAGTGGCGAGTCCGGAAACGAGCCGGAGTATGAATACCTCGATTCGCTGTACCAGCTCTACCAGCCGTATCTGCCAAATATTTCGGCTTATGAGCCGATATATTTTCTGGTTGGTGTCAAACCGGAAAAAAGCAAATTTCAGTTCAGCTTCAAATATCGGTTTTTCAGCAGGGCCGGGTCGTTGGCGGGAAACCACCCCTGGGTCCAGGGATTTCATTTCGGTTATACCCAGACGTCATTCTGGAATCTTGAGGCCAACTCTCTTCCTTTCGAGGACACCAGTTACAAACCGGAACTGTTCCATCTGACCAGAAACGTGACTTCACGACCGGCATGGCTGCAGGGGCTTTTTTTTCAGTCCGGAATTCTGCATGAATCAAACGGCCAGGCCGGGGAGCTGTCGAGGAGTACCAACATCCTGTATCTCAGAACGGTTTTTGTCCTGTTCAGAGCCAATGCGAAGCTCGGGTTAGGGGTTGCTCCAAAAGTCTGGGTGTATGTCGATAACAGTGAAAATAATTCAGATCTTGGTGATTACCGGGGCAATTTCGAGTTGAATTTCATAATGGGAAAAGCGGACAGTTTGGTCCTGTCTTCCGGATTTCGCCTGGCCAGGGCAGGAGGTTCGGTGCAGGTTGATCTTTCCTACCCGGTCGGAAATCATGTGGAGGACAACCTGAATATTTATCTTCATGCGCAGTATGCTAATGCTCTGGCGGAAAGCCTGATTGAATATCGGGACCGGACAGAGGCTCTGCGGATAGGCATTTCTTTTGTGCGATAA
- a CDS encoding SAP domain-containing protein, whose amino-acid sequence MKMNEVKERAKVLGIKAGKMNKSDLIKTIQRTEGNVDCFGSDNVHCSQMECCWRSDCIITPATGQDVW is encoded by the coding sequence ATGAAAATGAATGAAGTAAAGGAACGGGCGAAAGTGCTGGGGATCAAGGCGGGCAAGATGAATAAATCCGACCTGATCAAAACCATTCAGAGAACGGAAGGCAATGTCGACTGTTTCGGCTCCGATAATGTCCATTGTTCCCAGATGGAGTGTTGCTGGAGAAGTGACTGCATTATCACGCCGGCCACCGGACAGGATGTGTGGTAG
- a CDS encoding adenylate kinase has product MNILVFGPNGSGKGTQGAIIQKKYNFSHIESGAIFRKNIGGGTELGKKAKEYIDRGDLVPDNITIPMILDRLKEDDCKGGWILDGFPRNKVQAETLAKALKDAGIKLDYVIEIVLKREVAKLRITGRRLCVNDNNHPNHIAFDAIKPVEKDGKLVCRVCGGELKTRADDQDDVAIDKRHDIYYDDKTGTMAAVNFFKSLPGTNVISVDGEPSIDAVSAEIMKKMA; this is encoded by the coding sequence ATGAACATTTTAGTTTTCGGCCCTAACGGCAGCGGCAAGGGCACCCAGGGTGCCATCATCCAGAAGAAGTACAACTTTTCCCACATCGAGTCCGGCGCGATCTTCAGAAAGAACATCGGCGGCGGCACCGAACTCGGCAAGAAGGCCAAAGAATACATCGACCGCGGCGACCTGGTGCCCGACAATATCACCATCCCGATGATCCTGGACCGTCTGAAAGAAGACGACTGCAAGGGCGGCTGGATCCTCGACGGTTTCCCGCGCAACAAGGTCCAGGCCGAGACTCTGGCCAAGGCACTGAAAGACGCCGGGATCAAACTTGACTACGTGATCGAGATCGTGCTGAAACGCGAAGTTGCCAAACTGCGGATCACCGGCCGCCGTCTCTGTGTGAACGACAACAACCACCCGAACCACATCGCCTTCGACGCCATCAAACCGGTGGAAAAAGACGGCAAACTGGTCTGCCGGGTCTGCGGTGGTGAACTGAAGACCCGCGCCGATGATCAGGATGACGTGGCCATCGACAAACGTCACGACATCTACTACGACGACAAAACCGGCACCATGGCCGCGGTGAATTTCTTCAAATCACTGCCCGGCACCAACGTCATCTCCGTTGACGGTGAGCCTTCAATCGATGCGGTCAGTGCGGAAATCATGAAAAAAATGGCATAA